The genomic segment CATGCTCGCCGTCGAAGCCCTGATCGAGCAGATGGCGCCGGGGTTTGTCCTGTACTGCTCGTCGATGTCGGCGCTGTTCGGCGGCGCCGGGCATCTGGACTATGCGGCGGCCAGTGGCGTGCTCGACGGTTTTGCTCATTACCGTGCGAACACGGCCAGCGGCTGCGTGCGCCTGGGCCTCAACTGGGACATCTGGCGCGACATCGGCATGGCCACGACCACCCGTGGCGGCGATGCCGCGCATCAGCAGCACCTGACCGTCGGCTTGTCGGCAGAAGAGGGCTGTCGGGTGTTCGATCTGGCCATGACGGCGCAGTTGCCGCAACTGCTGATCTCGACCACTGGCATCGACACCGCGCGGCGGTTTTATCCGGTTCGTCACGGCGCGGCCACGGCGCAAGTTGGCGCGACCGTGAGCGTGGATCTGTCGCTGCGCCTGCGTGAGTGTCTGTGCAAATGGCTTGGTGTCACTGAACTCGATGACGACGAATCGCTGTACGAACTGGGGGCGGATTCGCTGACGCTGCTGGACCTGATTGACGAACTGCAAGCGGCCACCGGAGTGGTGTTCCAGCTGTCGCAGTTCAGCCACAAGGTCAGCCTGCGCGAGGTACTCGCGTTGGTGGAGGCAGCCGGTGTCGGCGCGGCGACGGCAAGTCAGGGCAGCTGGGCCGATGCGGTGCAGATTGATCAATGGCATGCCGGCGCCGGTCAGGAGTGGCTGTACCTGATTCACCCGGTGGGCGGCGATGTTCAAGCTTATCGGGAACTGGCCTCGGCGCTGCACCCGGACCTGGGTGTGTGCGTGATTGCCGACCCGGCGTTGCGCCTGCCGGACTTGCCGAACATCAGCGTTGCCGAGCGTGCGGCGCTCTATCTCAAGGCTGTACAGACCCGAAATCCCAACGCCTGGCGCTTGGCCGGCTGGTCGTTCGGCGCCTGGGTGGCGCAGGCGATGTGCAGTCAGGCTCAGGCGTCGGGCATCAGGCAGCCGCTGCTGTACCTGATCGACCCGCCTGCGCCAGACGCCGGAGCGGAACTGGCGAGCATCGATGAGCAGGCCATCGAGCAGGTGTTCCAGCGCGAGTTTGCCCAGCGCTGGCCTGATGCGGTTGGCCGAGAGTTGTCGCAAGAGCGGCAGGCTTATCTGCAACGCCTGACCCGTTGCTGCCACCACAACATCGACAGCATGGGGGCTTTCCAGCCGCCGTTGTTGGCGACCACGTCTGTGCGGATGTTCATTGCCCGGCAAGCCAACCCGTATGGCGTCGGCGGTCGCTGGGCCATGGACGAGCTGGAGCGAAGCTGGCAGAAGCTGTTGCCGAAGTTACTGAGTTGGCAGGTATTGGAGACTGATCACTACGGTATCGTGGCGGGCCAGTGGGCGCGGCTGATTGCCGAGATGATCAGCGCAGACTCACCGTCAGCGGAGGGCGATCGGCATGAGCCTTGAGCCCCGCTGGCTGGCACCGCTGATGCAGGTGCTGTGCGAAACCCAGCCTGAAGCGCAGGCCGAGCGTCTGCGTCAGCGGTTGAGCGCGCAGTTTCAGCGACTCGATGGCCAGGTTCCGTTTCGCCTGGTGCATCAGTGGCAGGCTGATGTGGTGCTGCCGTTGCTGTGTGACGCCTTGCCGGAACATCAGCCGGCCTTGCTCGGTTTGCGAAGCCTGCATCAACGGGCGGCGCTCGGACTGCGCGGGCGCAAGGGCGAATGGCGGGCGGCGCTCAGGCCGGTGTTGCAACCGCTGTACCGTCGGGCCTATGCCTATGACGCGGCCTACGCCCAGGCCCATGAAAGTGCGCTGACCTTTGGTCTCGCACCGGCCAACACGGCGATGATTGCCGAACACTTTGGCGATGCGAAGGCGTTCGCGTTGTACTACGCGCAGCTGAGTACCGAGGCCAACGCCAGCGCGTTTGCCCAGGCCAATGCCGGTGCCAACGCCGAGATCGCCGCCCGGGCTTATGCCAGTGACGATGCCGAGGCCTTTGCCGGTATCTGCGGGTCATCGGCACGGGTGTATGCCTGGGCCTGCGGGGACACGGATGAACAGCGGCGGACGGTGTTCGGCCGCCTGACCGAAGGGCTGGGCGAATGCCTGGCGCAGCTGCAACCCCATTCAACTGGAGAACGACATGACTGACTCACAGCTGCAATTTGACGTGGTGATCAACGCGCAAGGCCAGTACTCGCTGTGGCCGGCGGGCAAGCCGATGGCCAGCGGCTGGAGCGAGGCGGGGCAGCGTGGTGAGCGGCAAGTGTGCCTGGATTACATCAATGAACACTGGACCGACATGCGGCCACGCTCGTTGCGCGAGGGCGTACCGCAATAGATCGAACACCATTAATTCCTGTGGGAGCGAGCCTGCTCGCGAAGGCGCCGACACATTCAACACTGATGTCGACTGATACACCGCTTTCGCGAGCAGGCTCGCTCCCACAGGTTCTGCGTACCGACTGAAGCACGTGTGTGGTGCACGACACTGACAAAAACAGGATGAGGGAACATGGATCAATTGGCACTCAAGGCAATCGAGCGTATCGCTGCTGAACGGCGCGCGCCCTATCACAGCATCGCCGTTGACCGCATCACGCCGATCATCGGCGCCGAGGTCAGCGGCGTTGACCTGTCGCAGCCGCTGAACGAAGAACAGCTTGCAGAAATCCGCCGCGCTTTTCTGGAGAACCACGTACTGGTGTTCCGCGACCAGCACCTGACGGTAGAACAGCACAAAGCCTTTGGCCGCCTGTTCGGCGAGCTGCGGGCCTTGCCGGTGGAGGATATTGACGGCGACGACCCAGAGCTGGTGGTGATCCGCGCCAACGCGCAGTCGCGCTACGTCGCCGGCGAAACCTGGCACACCGACGGCACGGCTGATGTGGCGCCGTCCTTGGGATCGATGCTGTACGTCAAGGAAACCCCGGCCATCGGCACCGGTGGCGATACGCTGTTCGCCAACATGCACCTGGCGATTGAAATGCTGTCGCCTGCGATGCAGCAGTTTCTCGGTGAGTTGACCGCTATCCATGACGGCGAGATTCCATGGAAGGGCTATCAGCCACCCGCCAACCTGCCCAAGACCGAACACCCGGTGGTGGTCCGCCACCCGGAAACCGGGCGCAAGTCGCTGTTCGTCAACTCCGGATTTACCTCGCACATCGTGCAACTGTCCGGGGGCGAGAGCCAGATGCTGCTGAACATGCTGTTCGACCTGGTGGCCCGCGAACCAGTCCTCAGTTGCCGAGTACACTGGTCGCCCAACACCCTGGTGTTCTGGGACAACCGCTGCACCCAGCACCACGCCGTCTGGGACTATTTCCCGCATTCGCGGTACGGCGAACGCGTGACGATCCTGGGAACACGGCCACAGCCTTGAAGCCGCACCCACACGGGGTCTCTGTCGAGCGCCAATTTTGTGTTCACAGAAGATCAACTGTGAGAGCTGGGCTTGCCCGCGATAGCGGTGGGTCATTGGGCAACGATGGTGACTGACACGGCCCCATCGCGGGCAAGCCCGGCTCCCACACTGGACCGCTGTCGAGCGCCAATTTTGTGTTCACAGAAGATCAACTGTGGGAGCGAGCTTGCCCGCGATAGCGGTGGGTCATTAGCAGTGATGGTGGCTGACACGGCCCCATCGCGGGCAAGCCCGGCTCCCACACTGGATCGCTGCCGAACGCCGATTTTGTGTTCACTGAAGATCAACTGTGGGAGCCGGGCTTGCCCGCGATAGCGGTGGGTCATCAGCAAGGATGGTGACTGATACTGCCCCATCGCGGGCAAGCCCGCTCCCACAGTGGATCGCGGTAGAACACCAATTTTGTGTTCACTGAAGATCCCCTGTGGGAGCCGGGCTTGCCCGCGATAGCGGTGGGTCATCAGCAAGGATGGTGACTGACACTGCCCCATCGCGAGCAAGCTCGCTCCCACACTGGATCGCTGCCGAACGCCAATTTTGTGTTCACTGAAGATCCACTGTGGGAGCGAGCTTGCTCGCGATAGCGGTGGGTCATCAGCAAGGATGGTGACTGATACTGCCCCATCGCGAGCAAGCTCGCTCCCACACTGGATCAGTGTCGAACATCAATTTTGTGTTCACTGAAGATCAACTGTGGGAGCCGGGCTTGCCCGCGATAGCGGTGGGTCATTAGCAACGATGGTGCCTGACACGGCCCCATCGCGGGCA from the Pseudomonas sp. N3-W genome contains:
- a CDS encoding MbtH family NRPS accessory protein yields the protein MTDSQLQFDVVINAQGQYSLWPAGKPMASGWSEAGQRGERQVCLDYINEHWTDMRPRSLREGVPQ
- a CDS encoding TauD/TfdA family dioxygenase, whose protein sequence is MDQLALKAIERIAAERRAPYHSIAVDRITPIIGAEVSGVDLSQPLNEEQLAEIRRAFLENHVLVFRDQHLTVEQHKAFGRLFGELRALPVEDIDGDDPELVVIRANAQSRYVAGETWHTDGTADVAPSLGSMLYVKETPAIGTGGDTLFANMHLAIEMLSPAMQQFLGELTAIHDGEIPWKGYQPPANLPKTEHPVVVRHPETGRKSLFVNSGFTSHIVQLSGGESQMLLNMLFDLVAREPVLSCRVHWSPNTLVFWDNRCTQHHAVWDYFPHSRYGERVTILGTRPQP